A genomic region of Serinus canaria isolate serCan28SL12 chromosome 1A, serCan2020, whole genome shotgun sequence contains the following coding sequences:
- the CEP41 gene encoding centrosomal protein of 41 kDa, with amino-acid sequence MSARGGFGDPQLLTRRIPSNPRYQHIKSRLDTGNSLSKYMEKLEEIKRNYRYKKDELFKRLKVTTFAQLVLQVASLSNETLEVTDEELHKLQDAGAAGDDAAGTNSQGSPEGTPSPVLFLNNSGAGESLRSTLQSVISGVGELDVEKDSPKKEDQDSQAEERPYPDCPFLLLDVRDREAYEQCHIVGAYSYPIATLSRTMNPYTNNILEYKNAHGKIIIVYDNDERLASQAATTMCERGFENLFMLSGGLKVLAQKIPEGLITGTLPVSCQVAAPTGTARRRTTPRVPPTPAENKWRFSADDLQKLRHYLAEEQIPSDAASRLTRGLSGHDSKLSSVRSNPSLHSTARSLGSLSSRSHSRTSIQNRPWK; translated from the exons ATGTCGGCTCGGGGCGGGTTCGGCGACCCCCAG CTTCTAACCCGGCGCATCCCCTCGAATCCCAGGTACCAACATATAAAATCTCGTCTGGACACTG GAAATAGCTTGTCGAAATACATGGAAAAATTGGAAGAGATCAAAAGAA atTACAGGTATAAAAAGGATGAGCTGTTTAAGAGGCTGAAGGTGACAACTTTTGCTCAATTG GTTCTCCAGGTGGCCTCTCTGTCCAATGAAACCCTTGAAGTGACAGACGAGGAGCTGCACAAGCTGCAAG atgctggtgctgcaggtgaCGATGCAGCGGGGACAAACAGCCAGGGGAGCCCTGAGGGGacacccagccctgtcctgttCCTGAACAACTCAGGAGCCGGGGAATCCCTTCGCTCCACGCTGCAGAG TGTGATCAGTGGGGTTGGGGAGCTGGACGTGGAGAAGGATTCTCCCAAGAAGGAGGACCAGGACAGCCAGGCCGAGGAGAGGCCCTACCCCGACTGCCCGTTCCTGCTGCTGGACGTGCGGGACCGCGAGGCCTACGAGCAGTGCCACATCGTGGGAG CCTATTCCTACCCCATTGCAACGTTGTCCAGAACCATGAATCCCTATACAAATAATATTCTGGAATAT AAAAACGCCCATGGCAAAATCATCATCGTGTACGACAACGACGAGCGCTTGGCCAGCCAGGCAGCCACCACCATGTGTGAGAGGGGCTTCGAGAACCTCTTCATGTTATCTGGGG GCCTCAAGGTCCTTGCCCAGAAGATCCCAGAGGGGCTGATCACCGGCACGCTCCCCGTGTCCTGCCAGGTGGCAGCTCCCACAGGAACTGCCCGGAGGAGAACGACCCCCAGGGTGCCACCCACACCTGCAGAGAACAAGTGGAGGTTTTCTGCTGATGACCTGCAGAAGTTGAGGCATTacctggctgaggagcagatTCCTTCAGATGCTGCCA GCCGCCTTACCCGGGGTCTTTCAGGCCACGATTCCAAGCTCTCATCCGTGAGGAGCAACCCCagcctgcacagcactgctcgCAGCTTGGGGTCTCTGAGCAGCCGCTCCCACAGCAGGACCAGCATCCAGAACAGGCCCTGGAAATAA